From a single Jaculus jaculus isolate mJacJac1 unplaced genomic scaffold, mJacJac1.mat.Y.cur uX1, whole genome shotgun sequence genomic region:
- the Asmt gene encoding acetylserotonin O-methyltransferase, with product MGAGSDVTRRPEPEAEETGRALINGAERRYSEREVMSLGNRKRGGADFPSWGRGTVPPRMSQKPEVGGGQTDGRMEGRADGPGDPEAGHDEALRVLEGYASGFMVSQVLFSACELGVFDALRSAGEPLPAGAVSSLLGTCPRATALLLDACAALGLLLRQRRPRRRRRRRGPAGNGSGHGSAGREDAGGRTPVGKALQALAGTCRAYRGPLRLTAGCPSLCPSVRPSVPPPPPAAVYTNTALSASYLCSGSPTTQRHMMDYLAGTPYRCWAHLPDAVRTGRNQYPAAFGIAASDPFEAIYRSEAERARFLRGLQDVWSVCGRRVLTAFDLSACATVCDLGGGSGALARACAAAYPACRVTVMDVPGVVAAARELCPPPPGEDGDGDVGGRVRFVEGDFFRDPLPAADAYILARVLHDWPDDRCSELLARVYAACNPGGSVLVVESLLEAGGRGPARGLLLSLNMLLQTDGGRERAPEHYRRLLARAGFRRVRCRATGAAYDAVIARK from the exons ATGGGGGCCGGAAGTGACGTCACCCGGAGACCGGAA CCGGAAGCGGAAGAAACGGGTAGGGCCTTGATCAACGGTGCCGAGAGACGCTATTCGGAGCGGGAAGTGATGTCACTGGGGAACCGGAAGCGGGGAGGGGCGGACTTTCCCTCGTGGGGCCGCGGCACGGTGCCGCCGCGGATGTCCCAGAAACcggaagtggg AGGaggacagacggacggacggatGGAGGGACGCGCGGACGGCCCGGGCGACCCCGAGGCGGGCCACGACGAGGCCCTGCGCGTCCTCGAGGGGTACGCCAGCGGCTTCATGGTGTCGCAG GTGCTGTTCTCGGCGTGCGAGCTGGGCGTGTTCGACGCGCTGCGGTCGGCGGGGGAGCCGCTGCCGGCGGGCGCCGTGTCGTCGCTGCTGGGCACCTGCCCCCGCGCCACCGCCCTGCTGCTCGACGCCTGCGCCGCCCTCGGCCTGCTCCTGCGCCAACGCCgccctcgccgccgccgccgccgccgcggacCCGCCGGAAACGGAAGCGGACACG GCTCTGCAGGCCGGGAAGACGCGGGCGGCCGCACGCCAGTGGGGAAGGCTCTGCAAGCACTCGCCGGAACTTGCAGAGCCTACCGGGGGCCGCTGCGGCTCACAGCAGGCTGTCCATCCCTGTGTCCATCTGTCCGTCCGTCtgtcccgccccccccccccgcagcggTGTACACCAACACGGCCCTGTCGGCGTCCTACCTGTGCTCGGGCAGCCCCACCACGCAGCGCCACATGATGGACTACCTGGCCGGCACGCCCTACCGCTGCTGGGCGCACCTGCCCGACGCCGTCAG GACCGGCCGTAACCAGTACCCGGCGGCCTTCGGCATCGCGGCCAGCGACCCCTTCGAGGCCATCTACAG GAGCGAGGCCGAGCGCGCGCGCTTCCTGCGCGGGCTGCAGGACGTGTGGAGCGTGTGCGGCCGCCGCGTCCTCACCGCCTTCGACCTGTCCGCCTGCGCCACCGTCTGCGACCTCGGCG gCGGCTCCGGGGCCCTGGCGAGGGCGTGCGCGGCCGCCTACCCCGCCTGCCGCGTCACCGTCATGGACGTCCCCGGCGTGGTGGCCGCCGCCCGCGAGCTCTGCCCTCCCCCGCCCGGAGAGGACGGCGACGGCGACGTCGGCGGGCGCGTCCGCTTCGTGGAAG GAGACTTCTTCCGCGACCCGCTGCCCGCCGCCGACGCCTACATCCTGGCCCGCGTCCTGCACGACTGGCCCGACGACCGCTGCTCCGAGCTCCTGGCGCGCGTCTACGCCGCGTGCAATCCCG GCGGTTCGGTGCTGGTGGTGGAGAGCCTGCTGGAGGCGGGCGGGCGCGGGCCGGCGCGCGGGCTGCTGCTGTCGCTGAACATGCTGCTGCAGACGGACGGCGGCCGCGAGCGCGCCCCGGAGCACTACCGCCGCCTCCTCGCCCGCGCCGGCTTCCGCCGCGTCCGCTGCCGCGCCACCGGCGCCGCCTACGACGCCGTCATCGCCCGGAAGTGA